A single Paenibacillus kribbensis DNA region contains:
- a CDS encoding SOS response-associated peptidase: protein MCKRFSLSADLDEVRDHFGIQRVMYYYKTRYNMSPTQHIPIVLHQDGERVLDEFRWGFIPYWGKDCVNADLNSLRVNPSYRKMAETRRCIIPCNGFYYWRKLGKRMCAVRVVLPEQKMFAVAGLYEIWQDSRKEPLRTCTMMTVQANVDIREFDSRMPAILNPEHIGAWLNPSIQNVDELLPLLRTYEQGDMSIYPVTPLVANDEHDSRECIQEMDLQYSWIKP from the coding sequence ATGTGCAAAAGATTTTCGTTATCAGCGGATTTGGATGAGGTAAGGGACCATTTTGGTATACAGCGGGTGATGTATTATTACAAAACACGATATAACATGAGTCCCACCCAGCATATCCCGATTGTGCTGCATCAGGATGGAGAACGGGTGCTTGATGAATTCCGCTGGGGTTTTATCCCTTACTGGGGCAAGGATTGTGTTAACGCCGACTTAAATTCGCTTCGGGTAAATCCGAGCTATCGCAAGATGGCGGAAACCCGGCGGTGTATCATTCCTTGCAACGGATTTTATTATTGGAGAAAATTAGGTAAACGCATGTGTGCTGTACGCGTGGTGCTGCCGGAACAGAAAATGTTTGCGGTCGCGGGCTTATATGAAATATGGCAGGATAGTCGCAAGGAGCCGCTGCGTACCTGCACGATGATGACAGTTCAGGCCAATGTGGATATACGTGAATTCGACAGTCGTATGCCGGCTATTCTGAACCCCGAACATATTGGTGCATGGCTGAACCCGTCCATTCAAAACGTCGATGAATTGCTGCCGTTACTGCGCACATATGAGCAAGGCGATATGAGCATCTATCCGGTGACTCCGCTAGTGGCTAATGATGAACATGATAGCCGCGAATGCATTCAGGAAATGGATTTGCAATATTCCTGGATTAAACCTTAA
- a CDS encoding MFS transporter yields the protein MSELTSLPPAKKRKLLFSAGLSWLFDAMDVGLLSFIVAALAKEWHLGSEQIGLVTSMNSIGMVFGAALAGILADRYGRRAILVWTLLIFSIASGLSAFATGLGVLLVLRFIAGAGLGGELPVASTLVSESVPVKERGRAVVLLESFWAAGWILSALIAYFVIPKYGWQMAFILGAVPALYALYLRRAVEDSPRYKQQSIKLSLRERVASIWAGANRKSTLMLWILWFTVVFSYYGMFLWLPSMMFMKGFELVKSFEYVLIMTLAQLPGYFTAAYLIEKLGRKFVLILYLLLTAVSAIWFGTAETAGMLLAAGICLSFFNLGAWGAMYAYTPELYPTAVRSTGVGMAAAFGRIGGVIGPLVVGILVGQGIGLSAIFGIFFVAILIGAAAVGLLGTETKNQEID from the coding sequence ATGAGTGAATTAACTTCATTACCACCAGCTAAGAAAAGGAAGCTGCTGTTTAGCGCAGGGCTCAGTTGGCTTTTTGATGCCATGGATGTGGGGCTGCTTTCATTTATAGTTGCAGCGCTAGCCAAGGAGTGGCATCTGGGATCAGAGCAAATTGGTCTGGTGACTTCGATGAATTCAATAGGAATGGTGTTTGGGGCCGCTTTGGCCGGGATTTTAGCGGATCGCTACGGCAGACGTGCTATATTAGTGTGGACGCTGCTGATTTTTTCCATTGCCAGTGGTCTGTCTGCTTTTGCGACGGGGCTCGGAGTGCTGCTGGTGCTGCGTTTTATTGCAGGCGCAGGCTTGGGCGGGGAATTGCCTGTAGCTTCGACGCTGGTGTCGGAATCGGTGCCTGTTAAGGAGCGAGGGAGAGCCGTTGTATTACTGGAAAGCTTCTGGGCAGCAGGATGGATTCTTTCGGCCCTTATTGCCTATTTTGTGATCCCGAAGTATGGTTGGCAGATGGCCTTTATTCTCGGCGCAGTGCCTGCGCTGTACGCTCTTTATTTGCGCAGGGCTGTTGAGGATTCACCGCGTTACAAGCAGCAGAGCATCAAGCTTTCGCTGCGGGAACGTGTGGCTTCTATTTGGGCGGGAGCGAATCGCAAGTCTACGTTAATGCTGTGGATATTATGGTTCACGGTTGTATTTTCCTATTACGGCATGTTCCTGTGGCTGCCGAGCATGATGTTTATGAAAGGGTTTGAGCTGGTTAAAAGCTTTGAGTATGTCCTGATCATGACGCTTGCACAATTGCCAGGTTACTTTACCGCTGCGTATCTGATTGAAAAGCTGGGCCGCAAATTCGTCCTGATCCTCTATTTACTGCTGACGGCGGTGTCTGCCATTTGGTTCGGAACCGCGGAAACGGCCGGGATGCTGCTGGCTGCTGGGATTTGCTTGTCCTTCTTTAATCTTGGTGCGTGGGGAGCGATGTATGCCTATACTCCGGAGTTGTATCCGACGGCCGTCCGTTCTACCGGTGTGGGCATGGCGGCTGCGTTTGGCCGTATCGGAGGCGTCATCGGACCATTGGTGGTCGGAATATTGGTAGGACAGGGCATTGGGTTATCCGCTATCTTCGGGATTTTCTTCGTCGCTATCCTGATTGGAGCAGCCGCTGTAGGGTTGCTGGGGACTGAAACGAAAAATCAGGAGATCGACTAA
- a CDS encoding S8 family peptidase, protein MERKVHIIPYQVIKQEQQANEIPRGVELIQAPAVWNQTRGRGVKVAVLDTGCDSDHPDLKERIIGGRNFTDDDEGDPEIFKDYNSHGTHVAGTIAAAENEHGVVGVAPEADLLIIKVLNKQGSGQYDWIIQGIYYAIEQKADIISMSLGGPEDVPELHEAVQKAVASQILVICAAGNEGDGDDRTDELGYPGCYNEVISVGAVNFDRHASEFSNSNNEVDLVAPGEDILSTVPGGKYATFSGTSMATPHVAGALALIKQLANARFERNLTEPELYAQLIKRTIPLGNSPKLEGNGLLYLTAVEELSRIFDTQRVAGILSAASNKSLL, encoded by the coding sequence ATGGAACGTAAAGTGCATATCATTCCTTACCAAGTGATCAAGCAGGAGCAGCAAGCGAATGAAATACCGCGAGGTGTAGAGCTGATTCAGGCCCCAGCGGTATGGAACCAGACCCGAGGCCGAGGAGTGAAGGTAGCCGTGCTGGACACGGGCTGTGATTCGGACCATCCTGATTTGAAGGAGCGCATTATTGGCGGCCGGAATTTCACGGATGATGATGAAGGTGATCCGGAGATCTTCAAGGATTACAACAGTCACGGTACACATGTGGCAGGAACCATCGCGGCAGCGGAAAATGAGCATGGTGTCGTCGGTGTCGCCCCTGAGGCGGATTTGCTCATTATCAAAGTGCTGAACAAGCAGGGCTCCGGCCAATATGACTGGATTATTCAAGGCATCTATTATGCGATTGAGCAAAAGGCAGATATCATCTCCATGTCGCTCGGCGGACCTGAGGATGTGCCGGAGCTGCATGAAGCGGTGCAAAAGGCTGTAGCCAGCCAAATCCTGGTCATCTGTGCAGCTGGTAATGAGGGAGACGGTGACGATAGAACGGACGAGCTCGGCTACCCCGGCTGCTATAATGAAGTGATCAGCGTAGGTGCAGTAAACTTTGACAGACATGCCTCGGAATTCAGCAACTCCAATAATGAAGTGGATTTGGTTGCACCGGGAGAGGATATATTGTCCACCGTTCCGGGCGGCAAATATGCGACCTTTAGCGGAACTTCGATGGCTACCCCGCACGTAGCAGGCGCTTTGGCACTGATTAAGCAGTTGGCGAATGCGAGGTTTGAGCGTAATCTCACCGAACCGGAGCTGTACGCACAGCTCATCAAACGCACAATTCCACTCGGCAATTCTCCTAAGCTGGAAGGCAACGGTCTATTGTACTTGACAGCAGTAGAGGAGCTTTCCCGTATTTTCGATACACAGCGTGTAGCAGGAATACTGAGTGCAGCATCTAATAAGTCGCTACTTTAG
- a CDS encoding OsmC family protein, translating to MEHTFLLKADWNGGRNSDGRIEAGQLRTAISIPAEMGGPGVGTNPDEMLLGAAATCYLITLAAMMERASLPVASLGLESEGIVDVTNNIFTYRRIVHRPWVQLAADASESQIEQALRLTEQAETSCMISRAVAGNVALSTEPVVERAS from the coding sequence ATGGAGCATACCTTTCTGCTCAAGGCAGACTGGAACGGGGGACGCAACAGCGACGGCCGTATTGAAGCCGGACAACTGCGGACTGCGATTTCGATCCCGGCTGAGATGGGTGGCCCCGGCGTGGGTACGAATCCGGATGAAATGCTGCTCGGTGCTGCCGCAACCTGCTATTTGATTACGTTGGCAGCGATGATGGAGCGTGCCAGTCTCCCGGTGGCATCCCTGGGGCTGGAATCCGAAGGGATTGTCGATGTAACGAACAATATTTTTACATATCGTCGAATCGTGCATCGTCCGTGGGTTCAGCTGGCTGCTGATGCGTCAGAATCGCAGATCGAACAAGCATTACGTCTGACAGAGCAGGCAGAGACATCCTGCATGATCTCGCGTGCCGTTGCGGGAAACGTGGCTTTGTCTACAGAGCCTGTCGTGGAACGCGCCTCTTAA
- a CDS encoding lactonase family protein, producing MTAQQKLLVFAGSYAELEGSGVYAYTFNEETGALTLQDEFSGLKNPTFLNVDVKNRKLYSIGETISASGAKVGEAAAFEIDPVKGTFTLLNRAENVGSTTCHIQRDPSDRFLIVVSYHGGMVGLVSLTEDGRIGELLDVKQHEGKGAHPERQDRPHPHSSFFSPDGRFLFVQDLGLDLIRIYTIDAGKGQLVLHGEAKTHAGAGPRHLTFHPNGKFAFVINEVDSSITSFAYDAEAGKLTELESVPTLPSDFTGENTTAEIAISQDGAYLYGSNRGHDSIVVYAVDGANGKLSLVEHVSAEGEHPRHFALTPNGDHLLVANRDTNNIVTFKVDKASGRLTYTGQQVTVSKPVCVQPFYFSV from the coding sequence ATGACAGCACAACAAAAATTGCTCGTATTCGCAGGCTCTTACGCCGAATTGGAAGGCAGTGGAGTGTATGCGTACACTTTTAATGAAGAGACTGGCGCACTTACATTACAGGATGAGTTCTCCGGCTTGAAAAATCCTACATTCCTGAATGTGGACGTCAAAAATCGGAAGTTGTATTCGATCGGTGAGACGATTTCGGCTAGCGGAGCGAAGGTAGGCGAAGCTGCTGCGTTTGAAATTGACCCGGTCAAAGGAACATTTACATTGCTGAATCGCGCGGAAAACGTTGGCTCAACAACCTGCCACATTCAGCGTGATCCATCCGATCGTTTTCTTATCGTAGTCAGCTACCATGGAGGTATGGTGGGACTGGTGTCTCTGACTGAGGACGGACGTATCGGTGAGCTGCTGGATGTGAAGCAGCATGAAGGTAAAGGAGCGCATCCTGAGCGTCAGGATCGTCCACATCCTCACTCCAGCTTCTTTAGCCCTGACGGCCGCTTCCTGTTCGTGCAAGATCTCGGTCTGGATCTGATCCGTATCTACACCATTGACGCTGGCAAAGGCCAGCTGGTGCTTCATGGTGAAGCCAAAACCCATGCAGGTGCAGGTCCACGCCACTTGACTTTCCATCCGAACGGTAAGTTTGCTTTTGTTATTAACGAAGTGGATTCGTCCATTACTTCTTTTGCATATGATGCAGAAGCTGGCAAGCTCACTGAACTGGAGAGTGTACCGACATTGCCGTCTGACTTTACTGGCGAAAACACAACCGCTGAAATTGCGATTTCGCAGGATGGTGCTTATCTGTACGGTTCCAACCGTGGACATGACAGCATTGTGGTGTACGCTGTAGACGGAGCAAACGGCAAGCTGAGCCTGGTCGAGCATGTATCTGCCGAAGGCGAGCATCCGCGCCATTTTGCATTGACTCCAAACGGTGATCATTTGCTGGTGGCAAACCGTGACACGAACAACATTGTTACATTCAAAGTGGACAAGGCAAGCGGCCGCTTAACCTATACCGGACAACAAGTAACCGTGTCCAAGCCGGTATGCGTACAGCCTTTTTACTTTTCCGTGTAA
- the lepA gene encoding translation elongation factor 4, producing the protein MKNKHDYIRNFSIIAHIDHGKSTLADRIMEMTQTVSKRDLKDQMLDSMDVEREHGITVKSRTVRVFYQARNGQEYKYNLLDTPGHVDFSYEVSKSLAASEGVILLVDATQGVQAQTIANYQIAKENHLVIIPVINKMDSPNANMDQTRQQIIESMDFNEQDILYISAKTGQGVADVLERIQAVISPPAGSVEKPLKALVFDLHYDPYKGVIAYIRLFEGSLDKEKTLVFMATQAGFEPIEIGVFLPHMQSTGSLSAGEVGYIVTGLKEVQRVKLGDTLTSSADPVQEPLPGYKESKSTVFAGFYPSDDRYKDFENAIHRLALNDSSFRYEEEQSDLLGKGFRCGFLGMLHLQIIRERLEKEYGVTVLTTAPNVSYHVIMKNGKELWVNNPVNYPPFVQVERVEEPFSEVTITLPEEYIGDMMKLVTSRKGIFYDLSYQSNQAILKYEMPASEIAYDFFDQLKSISRGYATMDVKYKEYRTADLVKAEILVNYLQIDALAFILHREDVYHTASELVLKLKHTIPRKLYPMPVQVLVEGKVIAREDVPPLRKNAAVSGEKKSISKKQALLRRQNMNKRKMESSDIRLPQEVFNTILEMGKGNN; encoded by the coding sequence ATGAAAAACAAGCACGATTATATAAGGAACTTTTCTATAATTGCCCATATTGATCACGGAAAGTCGACATTAGCAGACCGGATCATGGAGATGACCCAGACGGTTTCAAAAAGAGACTTGAAAGACCAAATGCTGGATTCGATGGATGTGGAACGCGAGCACGGTATAACAGTTAAATCACGGACCGTCCGTGTGTTCTATCAAGCAAGGAATGGACAGGAGTATAAGTATAATTTGCTTGATACCCCTGGACATGTCGATTTTTCATATGAAGTTTCAAAAAGCCTGGCTGCCAGTGAAGGAGTAATTTTACTTGTTGATGCCACTCAAGGTGTTCAGGCTCAGACGATTGCCAATTATCAAATTGCGAAGGAAAATCACTTAGTCATCATACCTGTAATAAATAAAATGGATAGTCCAAACGCTAATATGGATCAAACCCGCCAGCAGATTATTGAATCCATGGATTTTAACGAGCAGGACATATTATATATTTCTGCAAAGACAGGCCAGGGTGTCGCAGATGTATTGGAGCGTATTCAAGCCGTTATTTCTCCACCTGCAGGCTCAGTTGAGAAACCTTTAAAGGCCTTGGTTTTCGACTTGCATTACGATCCGTATAAAGGAGTAATTGCCTACATTCGTTTGTTTGAAGGTTCTTTAGATAAGGAAAAGACACTTGTATTCATGGCCACACAAGCAGGGTTTGAACCCATTGAGATAGGAGTGTTTTTACCTCATATGCAGTCAACGGGTTCACTGTCTGCTGGGGAGGTTGGATATATCGTTACGGGTTTGAAAGAAGTTCAAAGGGTCAAACTTGGTGACACGCTAACTTCATCTGCCGATCCTGTTCAAGAGCCGCTGCCAGGGTATAAAGAGTCTAAATCGACAGTATTTGCAGGATTTTACCCAAGTGACGACAGATACAAAGATTTTGAAAATGCCATTCATCGACTGGCTTTGAACGATTCCTCTTTTCGTTATGAGGAGGAGCAATCTGATCTATTAGGGAAAGGATTTCGTTGCGGATTTTTAGGTATGCTTCATCTGCAAATTATACGAGAACGTCTAGAAAAGGAGTATGGGGTCACAGTTCTTACAACTGCTCCTAACGTTTCGTATCATGTGATCATGAAAAATGGCAAGGAGCTATGGGTGAATAATCCGGTAAACTATCCGCCATTCGTTCAGGTAGAAAGGGTAGAGGAGCCCTTTTCTGAGGTAACTATTACATTACCGGAAGAATATATTGGCGATATGATGAAGCTGGTAACCAGCCGAAAAGGAATCTTTTATGATTTAAGCTACCAATCCAATCAAGCCATATTAAAGTATGAAATGCCTGCTTCCGAAATTGCCTATGACTTTTTTGATCAGTTGAAATCCATATCCCGTGGGTACGCCACAATGGACGTAAAATATAAAGAGTACCGAACCGCAGATCTAGTTAAAGCAGAAATATTAGTCAACTATTTACAGATTGATGCCTTGGCTTTTATTCTGCACCGAGAGGATGTTTACCATACTGCCTCAGAGCTCGTATTAAAGTTAAAACATACGATTCCCAGAAAACTGTATCCTATGCCAGTTCAAGTGCTGGTTGAGGGGAAAGTAATCGCCAGAGAAGATGTTCCTCCATTAAGAAAGAATGCTGCGGTTAGCGGGGAAAAGAAGAGCATCTCCAAGAAACAAGCGTTGTTGCGAAGACAAAATATGAATAAACGCAAAATGGAAAGTAGCGATATACGATTGCCACAGGAAGTGTTTAACACCATTCTAGAAATGGGTAAAGGGAACAACTAA
- the gnd gene encoding phosphogluconate dehydrogenase (NAD(+)-dependent, decarboxylating) — MQVGLIGLGKMGLNLGKNLIDHQHEVVAYDVNAAAIQEMKDYGATGASTLEELVQATQSPRVLWIMVPHQIVDTVLDQLQPLLSKGDIIIEGGNSHYKESIARHTRLKEYGISFMDAGTSGGMEGARHGACYMIGGDPEAWAVVEPIFRDTAVENGYLYAGKSGSGHFLKMVHNGVEYGMMASIGEGFEVLEKSNFDFDYEQVARVWNNGSVIRSWLMGLTERAFSKDANLDEIRGVMHSSGEGKWTVEEALDLQAATPVIALSLLMRYRSLDSDTFNGKVVAALRNEFGGHAVEKK, encoded by the coding sequence ATGCAAGTTGGACTAATTGGTTTGGGAAAAATGGGCTTGAATCTCGGAAAAAACCTGATCGACCATCAGCATGAAGTTGTTGCTTATGATGTGAATGCAGCAGCGATTCAAGAAATGAAGGATTATGGTGCTACAGGTGCTTCCACATTGGAAGAGCTCGTACAGGCAACCCAGTCTCCGAGAGTCCTGTGGATTATGGTTCCCCATCAAATTGTTGATACTGTGCTGGATCAGCTTCAACCATTGCTCTCCAAAGGGGACATCATTATTGAAGGCGGCAACTCTCATTACAAAGAGTCCATTGCCCGTCATACCCGTCTGAAAGAATACGGCATCAGCTTTATGGATGCAGGAACGTCCGGCGGCATGGAAGGCGCACGCCATGGTGCATGTTACATGATCGGCGGCGACCCGGAGGCATGGGCGGTTGTTGAGCCTATTTTCCGCGATACAGCGGTGGAAAATGGTTATCTGTATGCTGGTAAATCCGGCAGTGGACATTTTCTCAAAATGGTTCACAACGGTGTGGAATACGGTATGATGGCTTCCATCGGTGAAGGATTTGAAGTGCTGGAGAAAAGCAACTTTGACTTTGACTATGAGCAAGTAGCGCGCGTGTGGAACAACGGCTCCGTTATCCGCTCCTGGCTCATGGGCTTGACTGAACGTGCCTTCTCCAAGGATGCGAATCTGGATGAAATCCGTGGGGTTATGCACTCTTCCGGTGAAGGCAAATGGACAGTTGAGGAAGCACTGGATCTTCAGGCAGCGACGCCGGTCATTGCTTTGTCCCTGCTGATGCGTTACCGTTCTCTGGACTCGGATACGTTCAACGGAAAAGTGGTTGCTGCGTTGCGTAATGAATTTGGCGGTCACGCGGTAGAAAAAAAGTAA
- the budA gene encoding acetolactate decarboxylase has protein sequence MTVAELENKEETELDHDIYQTSTMLALLDGLYDGVVAFKELQKHGDFGLGTFDQLNGEMIAFDGEFFHLLPDGTAHRVKPEETTPFSTVTFFREDFTYTIDRPMHRDELEALLLKLFPSRNLFYAFRLDGTFREVKTRTVPHQVKPYKPFIEATKSQPTFTFNEASGVITGFWTPAYAQGIGVAGFHLHFINEERTGGGHVFDLIIEKCTIRICQKSNLHLVLPDTPDYLTANLSRENLDKEIAVTEGPQ, from the coding sequence ATGACCGTTGCAGAACTGGAAAACAAGGAAGAAACTGAACTTGATCATGATATTTACCAAACGTCCACCATGCTCGCTTTATTAGATGGTCTTTATGATGGGGTCGTAGCCTTCAAGGAACTACAAAAGCACGGGGATTTCGGGCTTGGTACATTTGACCAGCTCAATGGTGAGATGATTGCGTTTGATGGTGAATTTTTTCACTTGCTTCCAGACGGTACGGCCCATCGTGTAAAACCGGAAGAGACCACTCCTTTTTCCACAGTCACCTTTTTTCGTGAAGATTTCACATATACCATTGATCGCCCCATGCATCGCGATGAACTGGAAGCCCTGCTGCTCAAGCTGTTTCCAAGCCGCAATTTATTCTATGCCTTCCGTTTAGATGGCACTTTCCGTGAAGTAAAAACACGAACCGTGCCTCACCAAGTGAAACCTTATAAGCCTTTTATTGAAGCAACCAAGTCACAGCCTACCTTCACTTTTAATGAGGCTTCCGGCGTGATCACAGGCTTCTGGACACCTGCCTATGCGCAAGGCATTGGCGTAGCCGGGTTTCATCTGCATTTTATTAATGAGGAACGCACGGGAGGCGGTCACGTCTTTGATTTAATCATTGAAAAGTGCACCATCCGTATTTGTCAAAAATCCAATCTGCATCTGGTGCTGCCTGATACACCGGATTACTTGACCGCCAACCTGTCCAGAGAAAACCTGGATAAAGAAATCGCTGTTACCGAAGGTCCGCAGTAA
- the murI gene encoding glutamate racemase yields MKIGFFDSGLGGITVLSEALRRLPNESFVYMADTLHAPYGTKTPQEVRGYVKTLVQTILKEEVKALVIACNTATSIAVAELRREYSIPIIGMEPAVKPAVEMNRANGKRVLVLATSLTLKQSGYAALVSRVDDHGSVDSLPLPELVQYCEQLNFDRTELFEYFNRKLSSFDLDIYGTVVLGCTHYPFYKEILKELLPSHIQLIDGSQGTVRRLKQVLSERNLLASPVKAGQAQEGHVTFLCSSQDEAYVHKMERALEIYAEHEKIYL; encoded by the coding sequence TTGAAAATTGGTTTTTTTGATTCAGGACTAGGTGGAATTACGGTATTATCTGAGGCGTTAAGACGGCTGCCGAACGAAAGTTTTGTATATATGGCAGATACGCTTCATGCTCCTTACGGGACGAAAACACCACAAGAAGTACGCGGATATGTCAAGACTTTGGTACAAACGATTCTAAAAGAAGAGGTTAAGGCATTGGTTATTGCCTGCAATACCGCGACGAGTATTGCGGTTGCGGAACTGAGAAGAGAATATTCTATCCCGATTATTGGCATGGAGCCTGCAGTGAAGCCTGCGGTAGAGATGAATCGAGCGAATGGGAAAAGAGTACTGGTATTAGCCACATCGCTGACATTAAAGCAATCCGGTTATGCAGCACTGGTATCGAGGGTTGACGATCATGGAAGTGTGGACTCACTACCTCTGCCGGAGCTTGTGCAATATTGTGAACAGTTAAATTTTGACCGGACAGAATTGTTCGAATATTTTAACCGTAAGTTGTCTTCGTTTGACCTGGACATATATGGTACGGTCGTTTTGGGATGTACGCATTATCCATTTTATAAGGAAATTCTGAAGGAATTGCTGCCTTCTCATATTCAGCTTATCGATGGAAGCCAAGGAACGGTCAGACGATTAAAACAGGTGCTGTCCGAGCGTAATTTGCTGGCATCTCCGGTAAAAGCGGGTCAAGCGCAGGAGGGGCACGTTACATTTCTATGTTCCAGTCAGGATGAAGCCTATGTGCATAAGATGGAACGCGCGCTTGAAATCTATGCGGAGCATGAAAAGATATATTTGTAA
- a CDS encoding FMN-dependent NADH-azoreductase produces the protein MSKVLFVKANDRTAEESATVKLYNAFVESYKSSHPSDEITELDLFSVELPYLNANMINGTFKSARGLELNAEEARLANIANGYLDQFLAADKVVFAFPLWNMTIPAVLHTYIDYLNQAGKTFKYTAEGPVGLVTDKKVVLLNARGGVYSEGPAAAAEMSLNYMSNILSFFGVKDIVKVVLEGHNQAPDQAQDIVASAVQGAVEAAKSF, from the coding sequence ATGTCTAAAGTATTGTTTGTCAAAGCTAATGATCGTACAGCCGAAGAATCTGCAACGGTTAAATTGTATAACGCCTTCGTGGAAAGCTACAAGTCTTCCCACCCATCTGATGAAATCACTGAGCTGGACCTGTTCTCTGTCGAGCTTCCTTATTTGAACGCCAACATGATTAACGGTACGTTCAAATCCGCTAGAGGCTTGGAATTGAACGCTGAAGAAGCTCGCCTGGCCAACATTGCCAATGGCTACCTGGATCAATTCCTGGCAGCAGACAAAGTGGTATTTGCTTTCCCGCTCTGGAACATGACAATCCCTGCAGTATTGCATACGTACATTGACTACCTGAACCAAGCTGGTAAAACATTCAAATACACTGCTGAAGGTCCTGTTGGTCTCGTAACTGACAAAAAAGTAGTCCTGTTGAACGCAAGAGGCGGCGTATATTCCGAGGGACCAGCTGCTGCTGCTGAAATGTCTTTGAACTACATGAGCAACATCTTATCCTTCTTCGGAGTAAAAGACATCGTGAAGGTTGTACTGGAAGGACATAACCAAGCTCCAGATCAAGCACAAGACATCGTAGCATCTGCTGTTCAAGGTGCAGTAGAAGCAGCAAAATCATTCTAA